Sequence from the Saccharopolyspora pogona genome:
GCTCAGCAAGGAGGACGTGCTCGCCCGCTACCTCAACGTGGTGCCCTACGGGAACCAGGCCTACGGGATCGCCGCCGCCTCCCGCACCTACTTCGACACCACACCCGACCAGCTCACGATCGCGCAGGCCGCGCTGCTGGCCGGCATGGTCAACAGTCCGAGCGCGCTGAACCCGGAGAACAACTCCAGCGAGGCGCTCAACCGCCGCAACCTGGTAATCAAGGCGATGGAGGACCAGCACCGGATCACCGCGGAGGCCGCCGAGGAGGCCCGCAACTCGCCGCTGGGACTCGCGCAACCGCTGCGCGGCATCCCCAACGGCTGCGTCGGCGCCGGACCGTCGGACGGGTTCTTCTGCAAGTACGTCATCGACTATCTGGAGCGCGCCGGGTTTACCGAGGAGCAGCTCAAACGCGGCGGCTACACCATCCGCACCACGCTGGACACGCGCGCCACCGACGCGGCTAAGGCTGCCGCCGAGCGCGGCGTGCCGAAGACGGCGAAGGGCATCGCCAACGTGATGAGCGTGGTGGAGCCCGGCCAGGACAAGCACCGGGTGCGCGCGCTGGTCGCCAACCGCGACTTCGGGCTCGACGCCTCCAAGGGGCAGACCGCGTACGCGCTGCCCAGCGGCGTGGTCAAGTTCGGCGCCGGGTCGGTCTACAAGGTGTTCACCTCGGCGGCCGCGCTGGAGAAGGGGATGGGCATCTACAACACCATCCAGGCGCCGGGCTCCTACACGTCCTCGGTGTACAAGAACGGCATGGCGCCCTACACCGTGGGCAACGCCGAAGGCGTGGCGCCCGGCCCGCGTACCCTGCAGATGGCCCTGGCGACCTCGCCGAACACCGGTTTCGTGGCGTTGCAGGAACGCGTCGGGCTCGCGCAGACGGTGGACATGGCGGCGCGGCTCGGGATGCGCGAAACGCTGCTCGCCCACACCGCGGGCGGCGACCCGCTGGCGCCGAACGGGGCCAACGGGCTCTCCCAGGCCGAGCAGGTCAAGCAGCGCAACATCGGCGCGTTCACGCTGGGCTACGCGCCGACCAGCCCGCTGGAGCTCAGCAACGTCGCCGCCACGATCATGAGCGGCGGCGTGTGGTGCCCGCCGACGCCGGTCGAGCAGATCCTGGACCGCAACGGCAACCCGGTGTCGATCACCGAGGACCCGTGCGAGCAGGCCGTGGACACGGGCCTGGCGAACGCGCTGGCCGTCGGGATGAGCCGCGACGACCTGCCCGGCGGGACCGCCGCCGCAGCGGCCGCAGCGGCCGGCTGGAACCGGCCGCTGGCCTCGAAGACCGGCACCACCGAGGCCCACCAGTCGGCCGGTTTCCTGGGCGCCACCCCGCAGTTCGCGGGCGCGGTGCTGACCTTCAGCGACGGCACCTCGCCGCAGGGCATCTGCGACTCCGACCCGCCCAGGTTGTGCGGGGTCAACGGCGGCAACATCTACGGCGGCAAGGTGCCGGCACGGACCTTCTTCGACGC
This genomic interval carries:
- a CDS encoding transglycosylase domain-containing protein: MRARDGLLKLFGLCVLAGVLVAGLLFPITGSLGVVSNRASDAVNSISTDLMTKEPPLVTTITNRDGRPIAYLFDQNRTPAQPDQIADTMKAAIVAIEDRRFFDHHGVDWAGTVRAAVTNQMSGEIAQGGSTLTQQYVKNYLVHVVAAGDPVKQAKAIEQTPARKLREIRIALQVEKQLSKEDVLARYLNVVPYGNQAYGIAAASRTYFDTTPDQLTIAQAALLAGMVNSPSALNPENNSSEALNRRNLVIKAMEDQHRITAEAAEEARNSPLGLAQPLRGIPNGCVGAGPSDGFFCKYVIDYLERAGFTEEQLKRGGYTIRTTLDTRATDAAKAAAERGVPKTAKGIANVMSVVEPGQDKHRVRALVANRDFGLDASKGQTAYALPSGVVKFGAGSVYKVFTSAAALEKGMGIYNTIQAPGSYTSSVYKNGMAPYTVGNAEGVAPGPRTLQMALATSPNTGFVALQERVGLAQTVDMAARLGMRETLLAHTAGGDPLAPNGANGLSQAEQVKQRNIGAFTLGYAPTSPLELSNVAATIMSGGVWCPPTPVEQILDRNGNPVSITEDPCEQAVDTGLANALAVGMSRDDLPGGTAAAAAAAAGWNRPLASKTGTTEAHQSAGFLGATPQFAGAVLTFSDGTSPQGICDSDPPRLCGVNGGNIYGGKVPARTFFDAMKVIHEGLPVLPLPPTTKRYEDGGDEFQVPNVVGTDAKRATETLEKAGYKVQQRSVSSTRKQGTVTSQTPRGFALPGEVVTISVSTGYVPPPSPEKPPPGPPQQGQPPQQPGGRPPQQPEQPVLPPGIFPP